In Janibacter cremeus, a genomic segment contains:
- a CDS encoding ABC transporter ATP-binding protein has translation MANTPHTITVEGLTRRFGDFTAVDHVDFTVEQGSMTGFVGGNGAGKTTTMRMIMGVLSITEGQVLWGERPITVADQRTIGYMPEERGLYPKQKVLDQLIYLGQLKGLTRTAARESVMTLLERLNLAERANDPVEALSLGNQQRVQIAAALMIEPSALILDEPFSGLDPEAVDSMADLLREHTARGVPVLFSSHQLDLVDRLCDQLVILAGGRVRGSGSPAELRGGAPRRHRLVAVRDAGWVRDIPGLAAVDVDGPTAIIDLPSDSREERHRLLGEVLAEGLRRGGVEELSPIIPPLSEVYREVTA, from the coding sequence ATGGCAAACACACCGCACACGATCACCGTGGAGGGGCTGACGCGTCGGTTCGGTGACTTCACCGCCGTCGATCACGTGGACTTCACGGTCGAGCAGGGGTCGATGACCGGCTTCGTCGGGGGCAACGGCGCCGGGAAGACGACGACCATGCGGATGATCATGGGCGTCCTGTCGATCACCGAGGGTCAGGTGCTCTGGGGGGAGCGACCGATCACGGTCGCCGACCAGCGCACGATCGGGTACATGCCCGAGGAGCGGGGCCTCTACCCGAAGCAGAAGGTCCTCGACCAGCTGATCTACCTCGGCCAGCTCAAGGGCCTGACCCGCACCGCCGCCCGCGAGTCCGTCATGACCCTCCTCGAGCGACTCAACCTCGCCGAGCGCGCGAACGACCCCGTCGAGGCGCTCTCCCTGGGCAACCAGCAGCGTGTGCAGATCGCGGCCGCGCTGATGATCGAGCCGTCGGCACTGATCCTCGACGAGCCCTTCTCCGGCCTCGACCCGGAGGCCGTCGACTCGATGGCCGACCTGCTGCGTGAGCACACCGCTCGAGGGGTCCCGGTGCTCTTCTCCAGCCACCAGCTCGACCTCGTCGACCGGCTCTGCGACCAGCTCGTCATCCTCGCGGGGGGTCGGGTCCGCGGCAGCGGCAGTCCTGCCGAGCTGCGCGGGGGAGCGCCGCGCCGGCACCGCCTGGTCGCTGTCCGCGACGCCGGTTGGGTGCGCGATATCCCCGGCCTGGCCGCCGTCGACGTGGACGGCCCGACCGCGATCATCGACCTGCCGAGCGACTCCCGGGAAGAGCGTCATCGCCTGCTGGGCGAGGTGCTCGCCGAAGGCCTGCGCCGCGGCGGCGTGGAGGAACTCAGCCCGATCATCCCGCCCCTGTCCGAGGTCTATCGAGAGGTGACGGCATGA